Proteins encoded by one window of Bactrocera oleae isolate idBacOlea1 chromosome 4, idBacOlea1, whole genome shotgun sequence:
- the LOC106616685 gene encoding uncharacterized protein isoform X2, giving the protein MAVLLICKLVEKLPVNLLKRIHYRCNANIEVQGHDYEKSDLPPRFVRVLPPSKYGGEYFVTLLTGSSNIGKQGAHFIKHLFEVAKVPVKFERIELGPDENEYPKEYLQSVQRNRHAIHVDLQHDPDEKHKQLLLNNDLDLYVGIIHVNSIEGYKCKYPDVDITILMQNNAGNFSKLEYTPVPGMVETLKIVQQRYIKRYFNFVFHYAIEHCHEKVTFGHQAVEFPLSDGMYNKIALEMYNEIKPNFEFELIPIHDLVRSIVMKPKHFDIICTTDRYGTFVASIASAVCGGASLFSSTERGDHHAVFKPLQTRLSVTHSNVLSPYGIVRACIDLLNYLGEKDCAQVLYNELMTTMICRDIRTREFGGSDSGEYVVCDIVNRLKCKHY; this is encoded by the coding sequence AAAATTACCAGTGAATCTACTAAAACGAATACATTATCGATGCAACGCTAATATCGAAGTACAAGGCCACGATTACGAGAAAAGCGATCTTCCCCCGAGATTTGTAAGAGTATTGCCACCTTCTAAATATGGCGGTGAATATTTTGTAACCCTACTAACGGGTTCTTCGAACATCGGCAAGCAAGGCGCACATTTCATCAAACATCTATTCGAGGTAGCCAAAGTTCCAGTGAAATTCGAAAGAATTGAACTGGGACCGGATGAAAATGAGTATCCCAAAGAATATCTGCAGTCAGTGCAACGCAATCGTCATGCAATACATGTTGACCTACAGCACGATCCCGACGAGAAACACAAACAACTGCTGCTCAACAACGATCTGGATTTGTATGTGGGTATAATACATGTGAATTCGATCGAGGGATACAAATGTAAATACCCAGATGTGGATATAACAATATTGATGCAGAATAACGCCGGTAACTTCTCGAAATTGGAATACACACCGGTGCCGGGTATGGTGGAGACATTGAAAATTGTGCAGCAACGATATATTAAACGCTATTTCAACTTCGTGTTCCATTATGCCATCGAACATTGCCATGAGAAGGTCACTTTTGGTCACCAAGCAGTGGAATTTCCTCTCTCTGACGGAATGTATAATAAGATTGCCTTGGAAATGTATAATGAAATTAagccaaattttgaatttgaattaatCCCGATTCATGACTTGGTGCGTAGTATTGTCATGAAACCTAAACACTTCGACATAATCTGTACCACCGACCGATATGGAACCTTTGTCGCTTCTATTGCAAGTGCAGTTTGTGGGGGCGCCAGTTTGTTTAGTTCTACTGAGCGTGGCGACCATCATGCTGTCTTCAAGCCTCTGCAGACCCGTCTGTCCGTAACTCACTCCAATGTGCTTAGTCCTTATGGAATTGTACGCGCTTGCAtagatttattaaattatttgggTGAAAAGGATTGCGCCCAAGTATTATACAACGAACTGATGACGACGATGATTTGTCGCGATATCAGAACGAGAGAGTTCGGTGGCTCAGACTCGGGCGAATATGTTGTTTGCGATATTGTTAATCGATTGAAATGCAAACACTATTGA
- the LOC106616685 gene encoding uncharacterized protein isoform X1, with protein sequence MYFVETYCESIKIKYVKTKHQKLPVNLLKRIHYRCNANIEVQGHDYEKSDLPPRFVRVLPPSKYGGEYFVTLLTGSSNIGKQGAHFIKHLFEVAKVPVKFERIELGPDENEYPKEYLQSVQRNRHAIHVDLQHDPDEKHKQLLLNNDLDLYVGIIHVNSIEGYKCKYPDVDITILMQNNAGNFSKLEYTPVPGMVETLKIVQQRYIKRYFNFVFHYAIEHCHEKVTFGHQAVEFPLSDGMYNKIALEMYNEIKPNFEFELIPIHDLVRSIVMKPKHFDIICTTDRYGTFVASIASAVCGGASLFSSTERGDHHAVFKPLQTRLSVTHSNVLSPYGIVRACIDLLNYLGEKDCAQVLYNELMTTMICRDIRTREFGGSDSGEYVVCDIVNRLKCKHY encoded by the exons atgtactttgtagaaacatattgcgagagtataaaaatcaaatatgtaaAGACAAAACATca AAAATTACCAGTGAATCTACTAAAACGAATACATTATCGATGCAACGCTAATATCGAAGTACAAGGCCACGATTACGAGAAAAGCGATCTTCCCCCGAGATTTGTAAGAGTATTGCCACCTTCTAAATATGGCGGTGAATATTTTGTAACCCTACTAACGGGTTCTTCGAACATCGGCAAGCAAGGCGCACATTTCATCAAACATCTATTCGAGGTAGCCAAAGTTCCAGTGAAATTCGAAAGAATTGAACTGGGACCGGATGAAAATGAGTATCCCAAAGAATATCTGCAGTCAGTGCAACGCAATCGTCATGCAATACATGTTGACCTACAGCACGATCCCGACGAGAAACACAAACAACTGCTGCTCAACAACGATCTGGATTTGTATGTGGGTATAATACATGTGAATTCGATCGAGGGATACAAATGTAAATACCCAGATGTGGATATAACAATATTGATGCAGAATAACGCCGGTAACTTCTCGAAATTGGAATACACACCGGTGCCGGGTATGGTGGAGACATTGAAAATTGTGCAGCAACGATATATTAAACGCTATTTCAACTTCGTGTTCCATTATGCCATCGAACATTGCCATGAGAAGGTCACTTTTGGTCACCAAGCAGTGGAATTTCCTCTCTCTGACGGAATGTATAATAAGATTGCCTTGGAAATGTATAATGAAATTAagccaaattttgaatttgaattaatCCCGATTCATGACTTGGTGCGTAGTATTGTCATGAAACCTAAACACTTCGACATAATCTGTACCACCGACCGATATGGAACCTTTGTCGCTTCTATTGCAAGTGCAGTTTGTGGGGGCGCCAGTTTGTTTAGTTCTACTGAGCGTGGCGACCATCATGCTGTCTTCAAGCCTCTGCAGACCCGTCTGTCCGTAACTCACTCCAATGTGCTTAGTCCTTATGGAATTGTACGCGCTTGCAtagatttattaaattatttgggTGAAAAGGATTGCGCCCAAGTATTATACAACGAACTGATGACGACGATGATTTGTCGCGATATCAGAACGAGAGAGTTCGGTGGCTCAGACTCGGGCGAATATGTTGTTTGCGATATTGTTAATCGATTGAAATGCAAACACTATTGA